A single window of Neisseria sp. KEM232 DNA harbors:
- a CDS encoding flavin reductase family protein, producing MIRPVPLEKCYLLLNIGATVLVSAEAQGRANAMAAAWACAVDYMPKPKVSVVLDKAAFTRSLIEQNGLFALQIPVVRQAETVLKLGSSSGRDNPRKIEESGAKTFKPEGCPVPLIEGCAGWLLCRVMPNETMQQEHDLFVGEVLAAWADDAVFDGHWHFETAGDEWRTLHYVAGGHFYTIGAPLTVAGYDKE from the coding sequence ATGATCCGCCCCGTCCCCCTCGAAAAATGCTACCTCCTGCTCAACATCGGCGCGACCGTATTGGTGTCGGCCGAAGCGCAAGGCCGCGCCAACGCGATGGCCGCCGCCTGGGCTTGCGCGGTGGACTATATGCCCAAGCCCAAAGTGAGCGTGGTGCTCGACAAAGCCGCATTCACGCGCTCGCTGATTGAGCAAAACGGCCTGTTTGCGCTGCAAATCCCCGTTGTCCGCCAGGCCGAAACGGTGTTGAAACTCGGCAGCAGCAGCGGGCGCGACAATCCGCGCAAAATCGAAGAGAGCGGCGCAAAAACGTTTAAGCCCGAAGGCTGCCCCGTGCCCCTTATCGAAGGCTGCGCGGGCTGGCTGTTGTGCCGCGTCATGCCCAACGAAACCATGCAACAGGAGCATGATTTGTTTGTCGGCGAAGTGCTTGCGGCGTGGGCGGACGATGCCGTGTTCGACGGCCATTGGCACTTTGAAACCGCCGGCGACGAATGGCGCACGCTGCATTATGTGGCCGGCGGCCATTTCTATACCATCGGCGCGCCGCTGACCGTGGCAGGCTACGACAAAGAGTGA
- a CDS encoding inositol monophosphatase family protein, with protein MNPVLNTAFKAARKAGDMMIRASKDLGRVKAESKAFNDFVSDIDKTAESIIVETLLEAYPQHKITAEEGGSLGNPKAEYEWIIDPLDGTTNYLHGHPQYAVSMALLYKGQIQEALVYAPERNDLYMASRGKGALLNDRRIRVSNRIELNQCLIGTGFPVVDQSIADTYLAILKDIMAKTAGARREGAASLDLCSLAAGRFDAFFEFNLKPWDIAAGALIAKEAGAIVTDTEGEQNWLESGNIVAGNPKVLAQLLQIIGNHTQKAV; from the coding sequence ATGAACCCCGTCCTCAACACCGCCTTCAAAGCCGCCCGCAAAGCGGGCGACATGATGATACGCGCCTCCAAAGACCTCGGCCGCGTCAAAGCCGAGAGCAAAGCCTTCAACGACTTCGTTTCCGACATCGACAAAACCGCCGAAAGCATCATCGTCGAAACCCTGCTCGAAGCCTATCCCCAGCACAAAATCACCGCCGAAGAAGGCGGCAGCCTCGGCAACCCCAAAGCCGAATACGAATGGATCATCGACCCGCTCGACGGCACGACCAACTATCTGCACGGCCATCCGCAATACGCCGTTTCCATGGCGCTGCTCTACAAAGGCCAGATACAGGAAGCCCTGGTTTACGCGCCCGAGCGCAACGACCTCTACATGGCCTCGCGCGGCAAAGGCGCGCTGCTCAACGACCGCCGCATCCGCGTGTCCAACCGCATCGAACTCAACCAATGCCTGATCGGCACGGGCTTTCCCGTTGTCGACCAAAGCATCGCCGACACTTACCTCGCCATCCTGAAAGACATCATGGCCAAAACCGCAGGCGCGCGCCGCGAAGGCGCGGCCTCGCTGGATTTGTGCTCGCTGGCCGCCGGACGCTTCGACGCCTTTTTCGAGTTCAACCTCAAACCGTGGGACATCGCCGCCGGCGCGCTGATCGCCAAAGAAGCGGGCGCCATCGTCACCGATACCGAGGGCGAACAAAACTGGCTCGAAAGCGGCAACATCGTTGCCGGCAATCCGAAAGTGCTGGCGCAGCTCTTGCAGATTATCGGCAACCACACGCAGAAGGCCGTCTGA
- the thiE gene encoding thiamine phosphate synthase, with amino-acid sequence MTFPPLKSPLKFYAVVPDADRVVRMVKAGADTVQLRCKTLSGEALRREITRCVAACEGSRTQLFINDHWREAIAAGAYGVHLGQEDMDGADLSAIAAAGLRLGLSTHSTAELDRALSVNPSYVASGAIFPTATKQMPTAPQGLDKLREYVKQAGNTPVVAIGGIDLGNAAAVLATGVSSLAVVRAVTEAADPEAVVQSFRALWD; translated from the coding sequence ATGACTTTCCCGCCGCTCAAATCCCCGCTCAAGTTCTACGCCGTCGTGCCCGATGCCGACCGGGTTGTCCGCATGGTGAAGGCAGGGGCGGATACGGTGCAGCTTCGCTGCAAAACCCTGTCGGGCGAGGCGCTGCGCCGCGAAATCACGCGCTGTGTTGCCGCCTGCGAAGGCAGCAGAACGCAGCTTTTTATCAACGACCATTGGCGCGAAGCGATAGCGGCGGGCGCATACGGCGTGCATTTGGGGCAGGAGGATATGGACGGCGCCGATTTGTCCGCCATCGCCGCCGCAGGGCTGCGGCTCGGTTTGAGCACGCATTCGACGGCCGAACTTGACCGCGCCTTGTCGGTAAATCCGAGCTATGTCGCCAGCGGCGCGATTTTTCCCACCGCCACCAAGCAGATGCCCACCGCGCCGCAGGGCTTGGACAAGCTGCGCGAATATGTGAAGCAGGCCGGCAATACGCCCGTGGTTGCCATCGGCGGCATTGATTTGGGCAACGCGGCGGCGGTGCTGGCAACGGGCGTATCGTCGCTGGCGGTTGTCCGCGCCGTTACCGAAGCGGCCGATCCCGAAGCCGTTGTACAATCCTTCCGCGCCTTGTGGGATTGA
- a CDS encoding thiazole synthase codes for MLTLYGQAFPSRLLLGTAAYPSPEILRQSVAAAAPAMITVALRRAQSADGSHGQGFWELLRQTGIPVLPNTAGCQSVREAVTTAQMAREVFETDWVKLELIGDDDTLQPDVFQLVEAAKILISDGFKVLPYCTEDLIACRRLLDAGCEALMPWAAPIGTGLGAVHAYALRVLRERLPDTPLIVDAGLGLPSQAAQVMEWGYDGVLLNTAVSRAGSPADMARAFALAVEAGRTAFESDPVPPREQAQASTPTVGQPFWHSAEY; via the coding sequence ATGCTCACACTCTACGGCCAAGCCTTCCCCTCGCGCCTCTTGCTCGGCACGGCCGCCTATCCCAGCCCCGAAATCCTGCGTCAATCCGTCGCGGCCGCCGCACCCGCGATGATTACCGTCGCCCTGCGCCGCGCGCAAAGTGCCGACGGCTCGCACGGGCAGGGTTTTTGGGAACTTTTGCGGCAAACCGGCATTCCCGTGCTGCCCAACACCGCAGGCTGCCAGAGCGTGCGGGAGGCCGTTACCACGGCGCAGATGGCGCGCGAAGTGTTTGAAACCGATTGGGTTAAATTGGAGCTGATCGGCGACGACGACACGCTTCAGCCCGATGTGTTCCAACTGGTCGAAGCGGCGAAAATCCTGATTTCAGACGGCTTCAAAGTGCTGCCCTACTGCACGGAAGACCTGATTGCCTGCCGCCGACTGCTCGATGCGGGCTGCGAAGCGCTGATGCCGTGGGCGGCGCCCATCGGCACGGGCTTGGGCGCGGTGCACGCCTACGCCCTGCGCGTGTTGCGCGAGCGTCTGCCCGACACGCCGCTGATTGTCGATGCGGGGCTGGGGCTGCCCTCGCAGGCGGCGCAGGTGATGGAGTGGGGCTACGACGGCGTGCTGCTCAACACGGCGGTTTCCCGAGCGGGCAGCCCCGCGGACATGGCGCGGGCGTTTGCGCTGGCGGTGGAAGCAGGCCGCACCGCGTTCGAGTCCGACCCCGTGCCGCCGCGCGAACAGGCGCAGGCGAGTACGCCGACGGTGGGGCAGCCGTTTTGGCATTCTGCGGAATATTAG
- the thiS gene encoding sulfur carrier protein ThiS: MNVLLNGEDFALQGRTLADLIAETAPPTPFAAAVNTVFVPKPAYADTALKENDRIDIVRPVVGG, translated from the coding sequence ATGAACGTTTTGCTCAACGGAGAGGACTTTGCGCTGCAAGGTCGAACCCTTGCCGACCTGATTGCCGAGACCGCGCCGCCAACGCCTTTTGCCGCGGCGGTGAACACCGTGTTCGTACCCAAACCGGCCTATGCCGATACCGCGTTAAAAGAAAACGACCGTATCGACATCGTGCGCCCCGTTGTCGGCGGATAG
- a CDS encoding DUF6636 domain-containing protein codes for MKRKILFLAALAISCAAQAKSGVAFRSPGGNIHCMGDYRDIDSGKVSAGVSCEIRGHRENIRPAQKRPDDCDLDWGDGFALGAKGRAEVYCHGDTVALADSRVLRYGQTIRGQGWQCTGRPSGMMCKNQSGHGFDINRKRQRLF; via the coding sequence ATGAAACGCAAAATCCTGTTCCTTGCAGCCCTCGCCATCTCCTGCGCCGCCCAAGCCAAATCCGGTGTGGCTTTCCGCAGCCCCGGCGGCAACATCCACTGCATGGGCGACTACCGCGACATCGACAGCGGCAAAGTCAGCGCCGGTGTCAGCTGCGAAATCCGCGGCCACCGCGAAAACATCCGCCCCGCGCAAAAACGCCCCGACGACTGCGACCTCGACTGGGGCGACGGCTTCGCCCTCGGTGCCAAAGGCCGCGCCGAAGTCTATTGCCACGGCGACACCGTCGCGCTGGCAGACAGCCGCGTGCTCCGATACGGCCAAACCATACGCGGCCAAGGCTGGCAGTGCACCGGCCGCCCAAGCGGCATGATGTGCAAAAACCAAAGCGGCCATGGTTTCGATATTAACCGTAAGCGGCAGCGTCTGTTTTAA
- a CDS encoding RNA methyltransferase, translating into MTPAAPAYLDNISVVLTRTSHPANIGSAARAMKTMGLTRLVLVAPNLMATPMTPEPPVFDPQKPQDFVLPEESRILASGAADVLDAARIAATLDEALADTVVSCALTSRKRELTAPLQTPRQLTPEILQSARAGQQTALVFGNETFGLSIEEVQSCNRLMTISGNPAYFSLNLAQAVQVVSYEIYSQTDADLSHLVPPKHPASHAQVAGMSAHMAELMDGIGFFNRRNGERIIRRLHNLFARAHPETEDIDLLRGFFNTVRKRLDGK; encoded by the coding sequence ATGACTCCCGCCGCCCCCGCCTATCTCGACAACATCAGCGTCGTCCTCACCCGCACCAGCCATCCCGCCAATATCGGCTCGGCCGCCCGCGCCATGAAAACCATGGGGCTGACCCGCCTCGTCCTCGTCGCCCCCAATCTCATGGCCACGCCCATGACCCCCGAGCCGCCCGTTTTCGACCCGCAAAAGCCGCAGGATTTCGTTCTGCCCGAAGAAAGCCGCATCCTCGCCTCCGGCGCTGCCGACGTCCTCGACGCCGCCCGCATCGCCGCCACGCTGGACGAAGCCCTCGCCGACACCGTTGTCAGCTGCGCCCTCACCAGCCGCAAACGCGAGCTCACCGCCCCGCTGCAAACCCCGCGCCAGCTCACCCCCGAAATCCTGCAAAGCGCCCGCGCCGGACAACAAACCGCCCTCGTCTTCGGCAACGAAACCTTCGGCCTGAGCATCGAAGAAGTGCAAAGCTGCAACCGCCTGATGACCATCAGCGGCAACCCCGCCTATTTCTCCCTCAACCTCGCCCAGGCCGTGCAGGTCGTTTCCTACGAAATCTACAGCCAAACCGACGCCGACCTCTCCCACCTCGTCCCGCCCAAACACCCCGCATCGCACGCGCAGGTTGCGGGCATGAGCGCCCACATGGCCGAATTGATGGACGGCATCGGCTTCTTCAACCGCCGCAACGGCGAACGCATTATCCGCCGCCTGCACAACCTCTTTGCCCGCGCCCATCCCGAAACCGAAGACATCGACCTTTTGCGCGGCTTCTTCAACACCGTCAGAAAACGCCTCGACGGAAAATAA